The DNA sequence TAATAGGCTGTCTGGATCACAACCTTAAACTCCAAAGGAATTTGACTGCTTGCTTTACTAACTGTGGTAGCATCAGAAGGCCATGCCAAAGAGGTGGCCAAGATAAGGCTTGCTTTTATCACTAATTGTATACATGGCTGATATAAATATGGCACATTGTTTCTGGGTTTCAATTGACATTACGTTATAAAAATTAGTAGATCCTAATTGCCAGTACTTGCAAAGGTGAGCAGttcccattttcttttattgggggaggggagggaggaggaagaagcctGCTGTGCTCAAACTTGTATTGTATTGACACAAACTTTGGGTTTGCAAGCTTCAAACTCTCTACTTCTATGTTAGCAAAAACTGATCTTGGATTAGACTGTGCAGAGTTACTCTAGCACTGATTTTATGCTAAAAGTATTCAACCAAATAGTGAACAGCGTGCAGGCCTTGAGACCAAGTCAGTATAGTTACCTGACCGCCAACTGAAGCCATTAGGCTACTGAACACAGATGGATTCCAGgtctttaacacacacacacacacacagattctcAAAAGGTAGCCTCTGATTAGTACCCTTTAGTCATCCAGTATAAACCTTGAACACATAAATTCAGGGATATTCTGAAGTGTGGCTTCTTAAAGTGTGAGCATGTTCTGGAAGTGATGCAGAATTTAAGATCAGCATATACTGGAGAGAAATTCGATGTTATTTTAATACACTTGTCATTTGTGTTTGGTTTTGTGATCTTAGTTGTTACTTACCTATATCCTACTGGGTGACAGAAATCCAAACTAAAAAACAGCTGAAGTTTTGGCTCAGTGAAAAACACTCCTAAAGCTACAGAACCTCCACTGATCCTTTAGGCTTGGTTATGGCttaataaaatagaaaaaaaaaaaagacaccaatATTCAAGTGAAGAATTTACTGTATATTTATTATTCACAGTTAATTACTATCTACCAAATGCTGCTGCAGAATTAAAGGATTACGTACATAGGTCTTTTTTATTTAAACActgatttgtttttaatatatatatatacacacacaagacATTATGTCTGCAAGGCTGCATGATATACACCAATTTCAAAATAAGAAAACAATCAAATGGTCCAAGTGTAGAATGCCATAGATTCCTTTTCCAAACATCTTAAAAATAAGGAAAGGTTcgggggagagaagagagctAGCAAGGAAAGGAGAAATTAACACTACAGGATAGCATTTGCTTTCATCTGCTGGAGAAACTGAAGTGTAAGGCAGAGTCCATCTCAGGAATAACACATTTGTAACACTTAGTATAAAAAAGGCACCCGCCAACACAGGAATGTCTCCAGTTGGGCGGAACAGGAGATCTCTGTGGTGGCTTTGGGATTTGTTGTTAGGATGAAAGTTTCAGCCATATGGCTCCGCAAAAGGAAATAAAGGTGAGTATTGGCACAAAGAGCTCTGCAGTTTTTTCACTCCCATCTTAGTCCAAATCCATTCATAAAATCATGAATGGTATTAGTGAATACTATTACTGGGAAATAGTGGGCTGAAATAGTCCCATCCCCCCAACAGCCTGCTGTGAACTGGAAATTAGAAACATGATTCTCCAACTATGATAACACTGGCATGAGAAGTTAGGGAACTGCTCGAGTTCAAAGATACCAATTCCTTCATTTTAAGAACTGGTCAATGATTGTAATTATGTACCAGGCAGCTGCAAAGGGACACTAGATTGCTTATCACTAAGCATCATCTTTAAACATTCCAAAATATTACATAATTAAGCACAATTTGAGGGTACCCTGCAATCACTGGAAAAAACCGCAAACACAATGTACTTTTCACAGACATTCCAGAATATTCAGCCTCCATCATACAGGAGCTCCCCCATTCATGAATTCAAACGAGATCTTCCTTTTCTCTCAAGGGCCACGGCTGCAGGTCCTAACCCTGTCTCTTACAGGACATGTTAATGCTTTTCCCCACTTGGTAATGAAGAATATCAGATGCTTGAATATGTTTTAAAGCTCCAATCTGTTTATGAATGTCTTTGTATTAATAAAACTATCATTCAACGCCTGAAATATTGACACAAAACAGGAAAAATCCAAAAGAGCTCTGAACTGTCCTTTTAACGTAAAAAAATAAGGGAAAGGCACTAATGGAAAAAAGCAATACAAGAATGTGCTCAACCActttagaaaaaataaaaagctgTATTCATGGTTAATAAAAACATGATCTGGCTGTAGTTTAGAATTTCTCAAGACAGCCCtgcaacttgtgtgtgtgtgtggtggggggggggggtagaacccCTCACCAGAATCCCTCTCTTTTGGAGCTGCTGGGATTTCAAATGGAAGGttatctaggaaaaaaaaatgtaagatccaATCTTTCCCAGGATAAACACTGAAGGCAGAAGCAGAattgggatgtgtgtgtgcatgcatgtgttgtttttttaaaaaagtctgggTAGTGGATTTGGTTCTTCTCTCCTTCGTGAAGACTGTTTGTATAAACAGCAAACACCAGCGTTGTCTCCCCCTCTTCCTGTAAGTGGCATAGCATGGactttataaagcattaaaacttCATGCACCGATGAACTGGTGTATCATTGCTGGGGGATAAAGGACGAGTGAACAAAAGGCGCCACCCAGGAGCAACTGAAGAAAACTTAATATCTACTTAATTTAAAAGGTAAGTTTTGGCGCAGAAGTTGGacccttctcctgcccttccccacaaAGTTCCATACTgagcaaaaaaatgtttcccctCGTGCAGAGAGGTGACTCAGATTTTATGGCCTGATGACTGGAGATCACTGGCTGCAGTTAGACTCTGAATGTGTACTTTACTGTTTCTCTTGTTTCCTTAAATAATctttaataatttgttttagATGTTCCGGTTCACTGGGGTCACATAGTTGCGTGGAAACATGCCTGTTTGTCCATGGCAGCCTCCCTTCCACCAGTTGGGGTCAGAATTGTCAAGGACCTGGATAAAGTCTCCACGACGGAAGCCCAGCTCTCCTTCTTCCTGAGGGTCGAAATCAAAAAGAGCCTGAACGTACAAGGGTTgctgcaaataaaaaaaacaaagtgaGTTACTGATGCTATGAACATCTCATTTTATTCCATTTTGGGGAGACCAAGCTTTTTCAAGCtgataccaggggtgtccaaactttttggcaggagggccacattatctctctaactgggagccaggaaaaaaagaattgatttacatgtaaaatttgaataaattgggAGCTCCTTGAGGGCAGGATTGAGGGTCCTCGAGGGCAGCAAATAACCCCTTGGTCAGGTTtggggcacccctggtttagacagacAGAAGTTgctttctttaataataataaaactcatAGATAACCCTGGCACACAAAGATATACCACTACTTTGAGAAACACAAACTGCAATAGATTTGCTTACTTCATACTGAACATTATATCAAGATTTGATCTTGCAACTAAAAAAgtataggttttttttaaaaagatacattGCACTAAAAAAACTGCCAACTTCATTTCTCAATTGTTAAAGTTTATGCATTCATGCTATCTAGGCTCAGATTTTGGCAATGTGATAAATATGGCTTTAAGATGTGCATCAGAAATGCATCACTTTTGTACAAGATTCATTTTAGGCAGTGAATTTTATCAGTAAAGTCAGGTTACATCACACACACCTTTAATTTGCATGAATTCAAGTATTCCCACTTGGCAAAAAAAGATAGagaacagtttaaatagtgcaggttaTTCTTCCTGCCATTCCACTCACTGAGTAAATGACACTGAGTAAGTGTGAGATGGGAGAACAAATCTACTGTTCCTTCAGTCATCTTAGTACAATTCTAGCTTTTAAAGAAACAGTACATTTTTTGGATTTAAGGTAGCTTTGAACTATACACCTTATACACTGACTTCAGAAATGTAAACCTGGTGTAAGATGCAACCTGACTGTATTTTCACAAAAAACTGATATTTCATGGAAATACCTGTACACAAACTCAAAACTGCTGACTAAAAAGTCAGTCTTAAGGAGTCTGCTTGGTTTCATATATACACACCTCACTTTCTCCTCTTTTATTATCTTGCAGTACACTCCAAAACagccttacctgggaataagcctcattaaacgaagtgggatttacttctgagtaaacatgcacaggacttcACTGTTAATGAAATTGAGCTTTGCACTATATATTTGGATCCCTGTACTGGaactccctgtggatacaggaATCTACTGATACCAAAGtccaaatttaaatccctttaaaaacaaaaaaacttgccAAAACTAGTGAACCAACTAGTTCTACAGACCATTACCTTCATCCATCTGGAATCTCAGCTTTTGTTTATATGAACAGAATTATCTGAAAATAGCACTGACAGACTAAACATGTAGAAGTGTGAACAAGCTTCCTACAGAATAGATCACCAACAAATGTTCAATAGGACGGAAATGCATAATAGGAAAGGTTCTGTTTGTCTGAACAGGGCACACATGCTGATAAATACAGCACATCTGTATTTATCAGATATGGATAACTCGTAAAAAGCTCAAGAACATGAACACAATTTTTATCATTACTGAGGAAATACACGATATGTTAGGTTAGCTTAGAAGTTAGAAAATGGAGATGGTAGAACTCATTCTCACTTACCTGAGGCACCTGCTCAATATCCCGGAGGAATatctgctgattcctggagaccgAAGTTGATCTGTGATAGTCTACTAACTCATTCAGAGAATTGAACTTTACCACCCAGAGGAAGTACTTGCCAGCCCCATCTCGAAGCACCTTGAAGTGCTGCACATCATTTCCAAACCtaagaaggaagaaagagaagaacATGTGTGGACTTATTCAACTTCTTTAATTCTGAATGCCATACACATGAACAGGATGGTTGTCTTGTGCTACAAGCAAATATATGTTTGTAGATATACATGGCTAAGAGAACCAGTAGGAGAACCATGGCTAAGAGAACCTGGCCAGTGGTTTGCAGAGATGGATTTAAAGGATTCTTGAACAAGAGATGGCAGTACTGTGCTATGAGATATCAGTGCCAGACAATGACGATCAATGCTTATAAATACATGCATGGGTTTTTGCAATAAGGACACAGACTGTTCAAAATCAAGAGTTTGTTCATTGTTTTTTTCTGGTTGTCTCTAATTTCTGGTGTTCTAGTTTATACCAAAGGCTTAACTACTACTACATATGGGATGAGTTTTCTGGGAAGCTCAAACACAAATCTTAACATGTTAATGAGAACTAATTCTGGAGTTCAGAACAAAAGCATCACTGAATTTTGAGACTTGGGTGGCTAGGAAATACTCCTGCACTGCAAGATAATCTTATTTGGGGGAACTTAAATCGTAACAGGactatgcaaaataaaaatgtgcaGAGGAAAATCAGCAGAGTATGCATTTTTTTGTTGTATACTCAGTTTCGTAGCTAAACTTCGCTACCTTGTGAGATAAGATTTAAGATTAAAGCAACAGCAGTAACATAATGAAACCAAAAGAGCATTCCCAAGACCCCAAAAATGGATTACTCAACACACTTTAAGTCAACCTTTTTCCCCACATAAGGAGTGGTTGGGGTCAAGAATACCAGATTTCCTAGGGACTGTGTGAGTTTGCATTTTTGAAAGGTATTTTCCATCAACCTCACCATTCCTGGGGCAGAAAGCTGCAAAGTTAGATTTTCCAGAAGGAAAGCATTCAGTAGCAGAAAGAGAGCAAGCAGATCAACCAGTAATCATCCTACATTATGGTAGTCA is a window from the Tiliqua scincoides isolate rTilSci1 chromosome 2, rTilSci1.hap2, whole genome shotgun sequence genome containing:
- the GRB2 gene encoding growth factor receptor-bound protein 2 → MEAVAKYDFKATADDELSFKRGDVLKVLNEECDQNWYKAELNGKDGFIPKNYIEMKPHPWFFGKIPRAKAEEMLGKQRHDGAFLIRESESAPGDFSLSVKFGNDVQHFKVLRDGAGKYFLWVVKFNSLNELVDYHRSTSVSRNQQIFLRDIEQVPQQPLYVQALFDFDPQEEGELGFRRGDFIQVLDNSDPNWWKGGCHGQTGMFPRNYVTPVNRNI